The Maridesulfovibrio hydrothermalis AM13 = DSM 14728 DNA window TTGGAAAAAAGTGCCCCCATACTGTTTTTTAGAAGACGAGATTCACCTAATAGACATACAAAATCAGGTCAAGCAGAAGATGCATTCACTAGTCTACTGTCTTTTCCAGTAGCCATGCTATGTTTTCACCGATTCCTTTCATGGTTTCAAGGCCTTCAATATCCTGCTCTACGTCACCTGCTTTCAGTCCGTATCCGACATTCCAGTAAGTTGAACCGGGTACGATCATTCCGCTGATGAAGAAGAATTGATTAATAGAGTCCATCACTCTCATAGCTCCAGCCCTGCGTGCTACAGCTACGCCGGCTCCTATTTTACGGGTAAGCGGGCTGCCGTTTGCTCTCATGGTCATTCCGCAACGGTCGATGAGTGATTTCATGTTGGTAGTTACGTCTGCGAAATACGTGGGGGAACCGAGGATAATTGCATCAGCTTCAAGCATTTTGGCAATGTATTCGTTCATGGGGTCGTTTATGAGAGCGCAGGTGTTGTCTGCGCGCTCAAAACATTTATAACAGGCAATGCAGCCTTGCAGTGTTTTTTGCCCCAGTTCGATAATTTCAGTTTCAATGCCAGCAGCTTCCAGTGGGGCAAGGGCGGCTTTTATCATTACTAATGTGTTTCCGCCTTTGCGGACACTTGCGTTAAATGCAACAGCTTTCATGGGTAGCTCCTGAGAGTAAAAAAATTAGATTTTTGACCAGTCTATGTACTGTTCATTTTCATCGTGGATTTTGCCGCTCATCGTGAATTCAACTCCCAGCCGGTATGATTTGCCGTCTATTTCTTCGATAGTGCGAATTTTGCCAGCATACCAGTACGGCTTGAAAATCTTCTGGCGGAAATTAAACATAAAAATATTGATCAGCACATCATCATTTATATTGAACTTTGAGTCGACCAGTGTGTGATGCGCACTAACGCCGATGCCGCCATTGGAAATGTTGATCACTTGATTTTCTTCATGGCCGGTGGAGCGGGGATCGTAGGAATTTACTGCCAGATTGGGTGCTGCATCGGCAAAGGATGTTTCGTCTGTGTCGGGAGTACCGAGCCAGAATTTAACGCGGATGAATTGCTGGTCAATAACACGTTTACGTTTATGACGGCGGCGTTTGATCTGTGAAAAATCTGAGGGCGGAGTCAGGGTCATGCGTCCGCAGCCGTCTTCACTGCATTCAAGGTCCAGAATTGTTGATTTGCATGAGTTTACTCTTGATGAGCCGATCTTCTCCGGTGGAAACATGAGCATTATTTCAGCTGATGCGGAAAGGGTTGATATCCCCGTTCCTTCAATTATTTCAAGCCTGATACGGTCTTCTGTTAGCTGAGTAAGTACGGCCCTGCCGAGAACCTTGTCGTGGGAACCGGCCGCAGCAATATCCATTATTGTTCCGTTTTTTTTGAAAAACGATGTGAAGTCCTGAGGGGTTTCAGGCCCTTTTGTCTTTTTTTTGCGAGAAGGCCGCAAAAGGAGGTAAGCCAGCAAGGAGGCGAAAAGCGCAATACAGCCTGCTGCGCCGAGGACCAGATACATGGATTCCGGGGGCAGGGCAGCAAGATAGTTTTGAACAGGAGCTATAATTAATGTATCGATCTTGTCGAGAAGGTATTGGATGTCCGGTTTTTCCATTGTCAATTTTCCTGTAATCGCTATTATAGCAAAATTAAAATATCTTTTACCACCCCTCTATGTAGGTTCAGCAGAGATATATTGTCAATGTTGCGTTAAAGCTGGACTATCATGTTTATTATGGATAATCACCTCCTTGCTGAACGGTTATTTCAGAGTCATCCGGAATTTTCTTCAGCCGCATTTTTAAAGGGTTGAACTATACTTTAACAAATTTCAACAGGGCTGTTTTCAGATGCTCGAAAGAACATTTTGTCATCTCAAAGGGATCGGAAGTACCACGGAAGCCAAGATATGGCAGGCCGGGGTTAACAATTGGAACGACGTAATTGAAGGGGTTGCCGCACCTTTGTCGGAAGCTAAGATGGCTGCTCTTGAAAAGGGATGCGGCGAATCTTTGCAAAAGCTGAACGAAAGCGATGCCAACTGGTTCGCCGATCGTCTTCCTGCTTCGGATCAATGGCGGATGTATTCTCATTTTCGCGGTGACGTGGCTTATATTGATATAGAAACCACCGGAACTGATGCTCACTGCTGTGAT harbors:
- a CDS encoding flavodoxin family protein; the protein is MKAVAFNASVRKGGNTLVMIKAALAPLEAAGIETEIIELGQKTLQGCIACYKCFERADNTCALINDPMNEYIAKMLEADAIILGSPTYFADVTTNMKSLIDRCGMTMRANGSPLTRKIGAGVAVARRAGAMRVMDSINQFFFISGMIVPGSTYWNVGYGLKAGDVEQDIEGLETMKGIGENIAWLLEKTVD
- a CDS encoding PilZ domain-containing protein — encoded protein: MEKPDIQYLLDKIDTLIIAPVQNYLAALPPESMYLVLGAAGCIALFASLLAYLLLRPSRKKKTKGPETPQDFTSFFKKNGTIMDIAAAGSHDKVLGRAVLTQLTEDRIRLEIIEGTGISTLSASAEIMLMFPPEKIGSSRVNSCKSTILDLECSEDGCGRMTLTPPSDFSQIKRRRHKRKRVIDQQFIRVKFWLGTPDTDETSFADAAPNLAVNSYDPRSTGHEENQVINISNGGIGVSAHHTLVDSKFNINDDVLINIFMFNFRQKIFKPYWYAGKIRTIEEIDGKSYRLGVEFTMSGKIHDENEQYIDWSKI